A window from Nitrospira sp. ND1 encodes these proteins:
- a CDS encoding PEP-CTERM sorting domain-containing protein, with protein MHRPHVHWPVALCLLANLLVTHVGDGLAVQIEPNPNPDGNTITITPSTPRENLVPFTNVGTINIQPSASLSNANRFENSGAVFSAGTITNSDAFINNRVFALQEGSQFNNLASGRYSGGLGSIGIAGTFVNEGAVTHSLGHIIVGETGQYIQRQAVGSFVTPTTVTPDAPFTNAGRVHIVAGDFTIDPISVRAASATYDQSSTGTTQIDAKLQNTGGHVSNAGMIRIGATGEYRQESPLSPFMAGSTTNTGTFTNAGMTNIYTGIFENRGGFTHVGSVHIGEHASFTNTSSGVYHPFPGGTTRIDGTFVNNFAVQNGGAITVSVTGVYSQVAGLSPIGTGTGQGGTFTNAGRVYIGEGTEFRSGVLADRPTSSGQYMQQASGTTLIDGSFDTRGYVTNEGAMTVGATGQYLQARGDSTGLPFASTSNTGTFTNAGMVRIGEGTSFSNFPRLEHGSPPPVGGHYIQQSGGTTQIDGSFSSFGGRVTNEGAITVGATGTYGQTRSGAGVGATPATVNTGTFTNAGNTLVNAGTFTNQGSVVNSGTFQVAVNGVATLINHGTVVNSGTFEVGAGVGAVGGVSGTGTYLQNAVAAETIVNGTFAHNISLQAGALTGTGTIQGAVQNSGGLILPGNNGLGTLTIKGQYAQGFGGTLGINLAGLNSHGLLAVHGTGTAVALNGFLTIRLLNGFSPSLGNTFGVLTCTGCAMSGTLLGLSLPALASGLDWSVRVVDALGTLQLAVVSGPATSAPEPATLLLVGIGFVALVGWRRRQARARSALTVVS; from the coding sequence ATGCATCGGCCACATGTGCATTGGCCTGTCGCGCTCTGTCTCCTGGCGAACCTCCTGGTGACCCACGTCGGGGATGGCCTCGCCGTTCAAATCGAACCGAATCCCAATCCCGACGGCAACACGATTACTATCACTCCGTCCACACCTCGCGAAAATCTTGTCCCGTTCACCAATGTGGGCACGATCAATATTCAGCCCTCTGCGTCGTTGTCCAATGCAAATCGATTTGAAAACTCCGGGGCGGTCTTTAGCGCCGGTACCATCACGAATTCAGACGCATTTATCAACAACAGAGTGTTCGCCCTGCAGGAAGGATCGCAATTTAATAATCTGGCGTCCGGTCGCTATAGCGGTGGCTTAGGTTCCATTGGCATTGCGGGCACCTTTGTGAACGAAGGCGCCGTCACGCACAGCCTTGGCCACATTATAGTCGGGGAAACAGGGCAATACATTCAGCGGCAGGCTGTTGGTTCGTTCGTCACGCCAACTACGGTCACCCCTGATGCGCCTTTTACCAATGCGGGGCGGGTGCACATCGTCGCCGGTGACTTCACCATTGATCCTATTAGCGTTCGTGCGGCTTCGGCGACGTATGATCAATCCTCCACCGGCACGACGCAGATCGACGCGAAGCTCCAAAACACCGGCGGTCACGTGAGTAACGCGGGCATGATCAGGATCGGGGCAACCGGCGAGTATCGCCAGGAAAGTCCCCTATCTCCCTTCATGGCCGGCAGCACCACGAACACCGGCACCTTTACCAATGCCGGGATGACGAACATCTACACCGGCATATTCGAGAATAGGGGCGGTTTTACGCATGTGGGAAGCGTGCACATCGGTGAACACGCTTCTTTCACCAATACCAGCAGTGGGGTCTATCATCCGTTTCCTGGTGGGACGACGAGAATTGACGGGACTTTTGTGAACAATTTCGCCGTCCAGAATGGGGGAGCGATCACCGTGAGCGTGACGGGGGTGTACAGTCAGGTGGCCGGTCTATCACCTATAGGCACGGGTACCGGCCAGGGCGGAACTTTTACGAACGCGGGCCGGGTGTATATCGGGGAGGGTACAGAGTTCCGTAGCGGAGTGCTGGCGGACCGCCCAACCTCGTCCGGGCAGTATATGCAACAGGCGAGCGGGACGACCCTGATCGACGGCAGCTTTGACACCCGTGGGTATGTCACGAATGAAGGCGCGATGACGGTGGGGGCGACGGGGCAGTATCTCCAGGCGCGCGGAGATAGCACCGGACTCCCGTTTGCATCGACCAGCAACACCGGCACTTTTACCAACGCGGGGATGGTGCGCATCGGCGAGGGGACGTCCTTCAGCAACTTTCCGAGGCTGGAGCATGGCTCACCACCTCCAGTTGGAGGACATTATATTCAGCAGAGCGGAGGGACGACCCAGATCGATGGCTCGTTCTCCAGCTTTGGTGGTCGCGTGACCAACGAGGGGGCGATCACTGTCGGGGCGACGGGCACCTATGGCCAGACGCGCTCTGGCGCAGGGGTCGGTGCGACCCCCGCGACCGTCAACACCGGAACCTTCACGAATGCGGGCAACACGCTCGTCAACGCGGGTACTTTTACGAACCAAGGCAGTGTGGTGAACTCCGGAACGTTTCAGGTTGCGGTCAATGGCGTGGCTACGCTGATCAATCACGGCACGGTGGTGAATTCTGGGACGTTCGAGGTCGGAGCTGGTGTCGGTGCCGTTGGAGGAGTGTCGGGTACCGGCACTTATCTGCAAAATGCCGTGGCGGCTGAGACGATCGTCAACGGGACGTTTGCACACAATATCTCTCTGCAGGCGGGCGCCTTGACCGGGACCGGGACGATTCAGGGAGCGGTCCAGAATAGCGGAGGACTGATTCTGCCAGGCAATAACGGGTTGGGAACGCTTACGATTAAGGGGCAATACGCCCAAGGGTTTGGCGGGACATTGGGCATTAACCTGGCTGGTTTGAATAGCCATGGACTTCTCGCGGTGCACGGGACAGGAACTGCAGTCGCGTTGAATGGGTTCCTCACGATAAGGTTGCTGAACGGGTTTTCGCCGTCATTGGGCAATACCTTTGGCGTCCTGACTTGCACCGGCTGCGCCATGAGCGGAACTTTACTCGGGTTGTCGCTGCCGGCGCTGGCATCCGGCTTAGACTGGTCCGTGCGAGTGGTAGATGCGCTCGGCACGTTACAACTTGCAGTCGTCTCCGGACCCGCGACCTCTGCGCCCGAGCCGGCTACGCTGCTGCTAGTGGGTATCGGATTCGTTGCGCTGGTAGGGTGGCGGCGGAGGCAGGCAAGAGCTCGTTCTGCCCTAACCGTTGTTTCTTAG
- a CDS encoding SufD family Fe-S cluster assembly protein, which produces MSDLEQLMRVLPLVGAEPSILDDSGIAHVVAQGHHILSRRTVPGLRVELEETPDALIGQIVVEAGVTIDQPIHMCFGLTHPTGVQQIAIDVQVQEGAQARVLSHCLFPVAQAAQHRMQAVITIGPGASLTYTEGHYHGLHGGMQVLPHATIKIGKGARYFSDFSLLSGSVGNLDIDYLVEVEEEGLAELSAKIFGHKSDRITLKESVILRGERSRSLIRTRVVLEGDASAEITGITEAHAKGARGHVDCMEIVQGRAHASAVPIVKVFHPEAKVTHEAAIGSVDKKELETLMARGLNPEQAVELIVSGILR; this is translated from the coding sequence ATGTCCGACCTTGAGCAACTCATGCGCGTCTTGCCCCTGGTGGGTGCCGAGCCGTCCATCCTCGACGACTCCGGCATCGCCCATGTCGTCGCGCAAGGGCATCACATCCTGAGCCGTCGGACCGTCCCCGGCTTGCGCGTCGAACTGGAAGAAACCCCGGACGCCCTTATCGGGCAAATAGTGGTTGAGGCGGGCGTCACCATCGATCAGCCGATTCACATGTGCTTCGGCCTGACTCACCCCACGGGGGTGCAGCAGATCGCCATCGACGTGCAGGTGCAGGAGGGGGCGCAGGCGCGAGTGCTCTCTCATTGCCTCTTTCCCGTGGCCCAAGCGGCCCAACATCGCATGCAGGCGGTGATCACGATCGGTCCCGGCGCGTCGTTGACCTATACCGAAGGCCATTACCATGGCCTGCACGGGGGCATGCAGGTCCTGCCCCATGCCACGATCAAGATCGGCAAGGGCGCACGCTATTTCTCGGATTTTTCCTTGCTCTCCGGCTCCGTGGGAAATCTGGACATCGACTATCTCGTCGAAGTGGAGGAGGAGGGTCTCGCCGAGCTCAGTGCGAAAATCTTCGGGCACAAGAGCGACCGCATCACGCTGAAAGAATCCGTGATCCTTCGAGGCGAACGATCACGGAGCCTCATCAGGACGCGTGTGGTGCTGGAAGGCGACGCCTCCGCCGAGATTACCGGCATCACCGAAGCCCATGCCAAAGGCGCCCGCGGCCACGTGGATTGTATGGAAATCGTGCAGGGCCGGGCTCATGCCAGCGCCGTCCCGATTGTGAAAGTCTTTCACCCGGAGGCGAAAGTCACCCACGAGGCCGCGATCGGAAGCGTGGATAAGAAGGAATTGGAAACGCTGATGGCCCGCGGGCTGAATCCTGAGCAGGCAGTCGAACTGATCGTGAGCGGAATTCTTCGTTAG
- a CDS encoding ATP-binding cassette domain-containing protein yields the protein MTIPLLDIQGLTFEVDRHSILDRLDLAVQAGEIHALLCSNGSGKTTLAYVLMGCEGYRPSAGRVRLDGTDLLPLKMHERARLGLTLAWQEPARFEGVTVREYLSLGKPECDPEPALKRVGLDPDRYLTRRLDKALSGGERHRIELASVLSMKPKLAVLDEPAAGIDMLSINHIIDIIRALKEAGGSVLLITHQEEVALIADRASQLCAGRIVFSGSPREAVDHFRGRTCVRCDEEVCGYVRP from the coding sequence ATGACCATTCCCTTGCTAGACATTCAGGGGTTGACCTTTGAGGTCGATCGTCATTCGATTCTCGATCGGCTGGACCTCGCGGTCCAAGCCGGGGAAATCCATGCCCTGCTGTGCTCCAACGGTTCCGGCAAGACCACCCTCGCCTATGTCCTGATGGGTTGCGAAGGGTATAGACCAAGTGCCGGGCGGGTACGATTGGACGGAACGGATCTTCTGCCTCTCAAGATGCATGAACGCGCCCGGTTGGGACTGACACTCGCCTGGCAGGAGCCGGCCCGATTCGAAGGCGTGACGGTGCGCGAATATCTCAGCCTGGGCAAACCGGAATGCGATCCCGAACCGGCACTGAAGCGGGTGGGGCTCGATCCGGACCGCTACCTAACGCGCCGGCTGGACAAGGCGTTGAGCGGCGGTGAGCGCCACCGGATCGAGCTTGCGTCCGTCCTCTCGATGAAACCCAAACTGGCGGTCCTCGATGAGCCGGCGGCGGGCATCGATATGCTCTCGATCAACCACATCATCGACATCATCCGCGCCCTGAAGGAAGCCGGCGGATCGGTCCTCTTGATCACACATCAGGAGGAGGTGGCCCTCATTGCCGATCGAGCGTCCCAACTCTGCGCCGGACGCATTGTCTTTTCCGGCAGCCCACGCGAGGCCGTGGATCATTTCCGCGGACGAACCTGTGTACGATGCGACGAGGAGGTTTGTGGGTATGTCCGACCTTGA
- a CDS encoding DUF2238 domain-containing protein, translated as MGWNKLISIGLLLWYLAVSVWMAQAPVDPQFWLLASILPALFVVLLIVTHRYLPLSHTSHALITAFLTLHTIGVHYTYAEVPVGVWMDQVLHLGRNHFDRIVHFSFGFLLAYPMEELFRLSASIQGWVVYYLPVMTVLGLSGLWEIIESWVARAVHPELGVTYLGSQGDIWDAQKDMAAALYGSLLCMTLLLVVRALRGAESALESEAALSE; from the coding sequence GTGGGTTGGAACAAGCTGATCTCGATCGGGCTGCTCCTGTGGTATCTGGCTGTGTCCGTCTGGATGGCGCAGGCGCCGGTGGATCCCCAGTTCTGGTTGCTGGCGAGCATTCTGCCGGCCCTGTTCGTCGTGCTGTTGATTGTGACCCATCGTTACCTGCCCTTGTCCCATACCTCCCATGCGCTCATTACGGCCTTTCTCACGCTCCACACGATCGGCGTGCATTACACCTACGCCGAGGTACCTGTCGGAGTGTGGATGGACCAGGTGCTGCATCTCGGACGGAATCACTTCGACCGGATCGTGCATTTCAGCTTCGGCTTCTTGCTGGCCTATCCGATGGAGGAGCTGTTTCGTCTGAGCGCGAGTATCCAAGGGTGGGTCGTGTACTATCTTCCCGTGATGACGGTTCTTGGATTGAGCGGACTCTGGGAAATCATCGAATCGTGGGTGGCGCGCGCCGTGCACCCGGAGTTGGGGGTGACGTATTTAGGTTCGCAGGGAGATATCTGGGATGCGCAGAAGGACATGGCGGCTGCGCTCTACGGCTCGTTGTTGTGCATGACGCTGCTCCTGGTGGTGCGCGCCTTGCGAGGGGCCGAGTCGGCGCTGGAATCCGAAGCGGCGCTTTCCGAGTAG
- a CDS encoding GNAT family N-acetyltransferase, whose product MKMSAALTIRVVTSLEEFKGLAREWEELLDRVPGHSLFLTWEWLYYWATHHLEDGQLRILLASDEHECLVGIAPLYLRRTKAQGLISVRELRWLGSEAVCSSYLDFIVQERHKPALLQRLYRYLFNEARGEWDMLTLSDVPAESSTLDLWNELFAEAGKVGEVVRMTSCPVVRLPRDVGSYRAGLGRNRRYTLQRKTKCLAEAGRVHFTRATNPADVEAAFESVVALHQQRWSPRPGGGVFADERAKRFHRDIVRVLSERGRASLDLLLLDGRPIAGIYGFVYQGAYYFYLPGFAPDVLPKASPGLLVLYHRIQQAICDGERMVDLLQGAQPYKLEWSNDIRRSITLRYYNRSVRAVALKLLESGKQAAKILLR is encoded by the coding sequence ATGAAGATGAGTGCCGCACTCACCATCCGCGTAGTCACTTCGCTTGAGGAATTCAAGGGGCTGGCTCGCGAATGGGAGGAGTTGCTCGACAGGGTGCCGGGGCACAGTCTCTTTCTCACCTGGGAGTGGTTGTACTACTGGGCGACACATCATCTGGAAGACGGACAACTGAGGATTCTTCTCGCGTCCGACGAGCACGAATGCCTGGTGGGCATTGCGCCGTTGTATCTCCGCAGGACGAAGGCTCAAGGCCTGATCTCCGTCCGTGAATTGAGGTGGCTGGGCAGCGAAGCCGTCTGTTCGTCGTATCTCGATTTCATCGTGCAGGAGCGACACAAGCCTGCCCTGCTTCAACGCCTCTACCGGTATCTGTTCAATGAGGCACGGGGCGAGTGGGACATGCTGACGCTCTCCGATGTGCCTGCCGAGTCCTCCACGCTCGATCTGTGGAACGAGCTATTTGCCGAGGCAGGGAAGGTCGGAGAGGTGGTGCGTATGACCAGCTGTCCTGTGGTTCGGTTGCCGAGAGATGTAGGTAGCTATCGAGCCGGCCTGGGACGGAACCGGCGGTATACCTTGCAACGAAAGACGAAGTGTCTCGCAGAGGCCGGGCGGGTGCATTTTACTCGGGCCACAAATCCTGCGGATGTCGAGGCGGCGTTCGAGTCGGTGGTTGCCCTCCACCAACAACGATGGAGTCCTCGGCCCGGCGGTGGCGTATTTGCGGATGAACGTGCGAAACGGTTCCACCGGGACATCGTGAGGGTATTGAGTGAGCGCGGTCGGGCCAGCCTTGATCTGTTGTTGCTGGATGGTCGGCCCATCGCAGGTATCTATGGATTTGTCTATCAAGGCGCCTATTATTTCTATTTGCCGGGGTTCGCTCCGGACGTGCTTCCGAAAGCCAGTCCGGGCCTGCTCGTGCTGTACCACCGCATTCAGCAGGCCATCTGTGACGGCGAGCGGATGGTGGATCTATTGCAAGGCGCACAACCGTACAAACTCGAATGGTCTAACGATATCCGAAGGTCAATCACGCTGCGCTATTACAACCGGTCCGTTCGAGCTGTGGCTCTCAAGCTGCTGGAGAGCGGAAAGCAGGCTGCCAAGATATTGCTGAGGTAG
- a CDS encoding polysaccharide deacetylase family protein, whose translation MKLVVTVDVEEDQWGIVPHCHATARNVYRLPTLQKLLNEFGIVPTYLLTYPVVRDPHAVGILREIFDAGECEIGTHCHPWNTPPYEEPLNKQNSMLCNLPATLQFEKLQRLHEAIQNNFETAPVAFRSGRWGFDAEVARNIVRLGYRIDTSMTPYTSWAQTSGPDFSSVSPRPYTFMAESPTDRNSRGALAEIPVSIGYLHGEFQACAKLAERLRSGPLRRLKLGGLLSRLQVLRKVWLSPEMETPTRMMQLVRQMRHQGYEVLNLVFHSSALMGGCGPFVRTQAEEQVFLEKLRLFLRLASKNGVVFAPLSEAASRSFPLTADSVTMRDSQSFATRCPAGMA comes from the coding sequence GTGAAGCTGGTTGTCACGGTGGATGTAGAAGAGGATCAATGGGGGATTGTTCCGCATTGCCATGCGACCGCCCGTAATGTGTACCGCCTTCCGACGTTGCAGAAGCTGCTCAATGAGTTCGGCATTGTCCCGACGTATCTTCTGACCTATCCGGTGGTGCGGGACCCACACGCGGTCGGTATCCTCCGGGAAATCTTTGATGCCGGCGAGTGCGAGATCGGGACCCATTGTCATCCCTGGAATACTCCGCCGTATGAAGAACCTTTGAATAAGCAGAACAGCATGCTGTGCAACCTGCCGGCGACTCTGCAGTTCGAAAAGTTGCAACGGTTGCATGAAGCCATTCAGAACAACTTTGAGACGGCTCCCGTTGCGTTTCGAAGCGGACGGTGGGGATTCGATGCGGAAGTTGCCAGAAACATCGTGCGGCTTGGCTATCGTATCGACACGTCTATGACACCGTATACCTCGTGGGCACAAACGTCTGGCCCCGACTTTTCGTCTGTCTCCCCTCGGCCCTATACGTTCATGGCGGAATCTCCCACTGACCGGAATTCGAGAGGCGCTCTTGCGGAAATTCCGGTCAGCATCGGCTACCTCCATGGCGAGTTTCAGGCCTGTGCGAAGCTGGCGGAAAGGCTCAGAAGTGGCCCGCTGCGCCGGCTTAAGCTCGGCGGTCTTCTGTCGAGATTGCAGGTATTGCGAAAGGTCTGGCTCTCTCCGGAAATGGAAACTCCGACCAGGATGATGCAGCTCGTGCGGCAGATGAGGCATCAGGGCTATGAGGTCCTGAATCTCGTGTTCCATTCCTCGGCGCTCATGGGAGGATGTGGGCCATTCGTACGCACGCAAGCCGAGGAGCAGGTGTTTTTGGAAAAGCTGCGGTTGTTCCTCCGCCTCGCAAGCAAGAATGGGGTCGTATTTGCCCCTCTTTCCGAAGCCGCCAGTCGCTCCTTTCCGCTCACGGCTGATTCGGTGACCATGCGGGACTCGCAATCGTTTGCAACCAGGTGTCCCGCGGGCATGGCCTAG
- the xrtW gene encoding exosortase W translates to MASLSHASILLPAVGLGILLVLLCAPIFGDLWNLWWNRYGFSHGFLVPLISLYLAWLQWPALRQIPVEPAIGPGLLWLVAATALLLASEVAGIITTGSLAFILVLAGLVLLLCGYAYLKALAFPLGYLIFMTPVLDGLTEPLVWPFQLLTATMSAAILQALGIPVLLENSIRIILPTVTLEVVRECSGAGLLVAVLAIGLPLASLTLQAWWSRITLVLSSVLIAIVANWVRVAVMGVYAQAGGKDLHGPYHILQGLFVDWVAFGFLFLGAWLLGRMEHAAPTPSLHEENESSSQIISLGPASNRAWWLACCTLAAATVALYALEGGTAELKKDLTTFPTVIGDWVIDHQQNSESLVGLPDADESFVRSYRASDGRRVALSVAYTRTQRQGKELVGMGTAPLHEKANATVLRVEEGSVPANRTIIDRGHRSIPVTFWYHINGTSYADRNLAKLATVKQAFVRGRTDGALVMVSTEPRKDQSEDSWQTQEAFAAAVFPLMQEYLP, encoded by the coding sequence GTGGCCAGTCTGAGCCATGCTTCCATCCTGCTCCCGGCGGTTGGACTCGGCATTCTTCTCGTCCTGCTCTGCGCTCCCATCTTCGGCGACCTCTGGAACTTGTGGTGGAACCGATATGGATTTTCGCATGGATTTCTGGTCCCTCTGATCAGTCTCTATCTCGCCTGGCTGCAATGGCCCGCGTTGAGGCAGATTCCGGTTGAACCAGCGATTGGGCCAGGGTTGCTATGGCTGGTGGCCGCGACGGCGTTGCTGCTGGCGAGCGAAGTTGCCGGAATTATCACCACCGGAAGCCTGGCCTTCATTCTGGTACTCGCAGGGCTTGTGCTGCTTCTGTGCGGATATGCCTATCTGAAAGCGCTGGCGTTTCCGCTCGGCTATCTGATCTTCATGACGCCCGTCCTCGATGGTCTGACTGAACCACTGGTCTGGCCCTTTCAGCTCCTGACCGCGACCATGTCTGCCGCGATCCTGCAGGCGCTCGGCATTCCCGTTCTGCTGGAGAACAGCATCCGCATCATCTTACCCACTGTGACGTTGGAGGTCGTTCGGGAGTGTAGCGGGGCCGGATTACTCGTTGCCGTTCTGGCTATCGGATTGCCGCTGGCCTCTCTCACGCTACAGGCTTGGTGGAGCCGGATCACGCTGGTGCTGTCGTCGGTCCTGATCGCGATCGTGGCGAATTGGGTTCGCGTGGCGGTCATGGGAGTCTACGCTCAAGCGGGAGGCAAGGATCTTCACGGTCCGTACCATATTCTGCAGGGACTGTTTGTCGATTGGGTTGCATTCGGGTTTCTCTTCCTGGGGGCCTGGCTGTTGGGCAGGATGGAGCATGCTGCGCCGACGCCGTCTTTGCATGAGGAGAACGAATCCTCCAGCCAAATCATCTCTCTTGGTCCGGCATCGAATCGCGCCTGGTGGCTGGCGTGCTGCACGCTTGCGGCAGCGACGGTTGCTTTGTATGCGCTTGAAGGAGGGACGGCGGAGCTCAAGAAAGACCTGACGACGTTCCCGACCGTCATCGGTGACTGGGTCATTGACCATCAGCAGAATAGCGAATCACTCGTTGGCTTGCCGGATGCGGATGAATCATTTGTCCGGAGCTATCGTGCATCTGACGGCCGTCGAGTGGCGCTCTCTGTTGCGTATACAAGGACCCAACGCCAGGGGAAAGAACTGGTGGGAATGGGAACTGCCCCGCTTCATGAGAAGGCCAACGCCACGGTTTTGCGGGTCGAGGAAGGATCGGTCCCGGCGAATCGTACCATCATAGACCGTGGCCACCGATCCATCCCGGTTACGTTCTGGTATCACATCAACGGGACGAGCTACGCCGACCGCAATCTGGCCAAGCTGGCGACCGTCAAACAGGCCTTTGTACGCGGACGTACCGATGGCGCCCTCGTTATGGTGTCTACTGAGCCTCGGAAAGACCAGAGCGAAGACTCCTGGCAGACGCAGGAGGCATTTGCCGCCGCTGTGTTCCCTCTCATGCAAGAGTATCTCCCATGA
- a CDS encoding tetratricopeptide repeat protein encodes MARWLLCLSFIFFSAFLISCSEAPSERAARHESRGDRYVEQEKFREAVIEYKNAVRATPDNPAIHWKIAKAASQVGDPSTIFTSLSRVVQLDPTDFEAQWSLGDFYLAGGKTDEAATLAERLLAARPQHPAGYLLRAGLALGADRVEDAIGLLKQAAELNPTMVRPLLTLANIYFAQQELKQAAGWYDRALKVAPSSADVRVARGRFLFATGTTDEGRKEFRKAVELSRDQEQIRLVLAEQYVALGRWDDAELEVVGLITDMNSHNARKALAELKLTVGQVAETKPLMKAILEADAHDPAGLYLKGRIALAENDLLQAISLFEETIGRNAALAGPHLYLGLARLAQGRADSAQDELREAIRLQPDNEAAHLTLAKLYLAQQKPAEAEKEAWQALRLNPANLEAAVLYGDAFVLGKNWTKAEEVYGAIVRQLPGQPIGYVKMAALRKLQARPAEAAQLFSQALSHAPDDLIVLQDYLVSLVESKQAQQADRVLDQYLTKAPRDPNLWRLAGRMYVSQGKTDQAEQAFRKAVDFAPALALVHYELGQVYLLQGKWPAAASAFQTALNKDETNSEVHTALGLVLASQGRVDAANVHYKRAFQLNPQNVVAANNLAASLSEQQDLDDALGFARDALALAPSNPAIKDTLGWVYYKQGRFDKAYPFLAEASAALPQHPVVRYHHAVALAKIGKQEEALSELKTALSLPGGFPEADRAARMLAANKVEE; translated from the coding sequence ATGGCTAGATGGCTGTTGTGTCTGTCCTTCATTTTCTTTTCTGCCTTTCTCATCTCCTGCTCCGAGGCTCCCTCAGAACGTGCTGCCAGGCACGAAAGCCGTGGTGACAGGTATGTGGAACAGGAAAAATTCCGCGAGGCGGTCATCGAATACAAGAACGCCGTGCGTGCGACTCCAGACAATCCCGCTATCCACTGGAAGATCGCGAAGGCGGCTTCACAGGTCGGAGATCCTTCCACGATCTTCACCTCCCTCAGTCGGGTCGTGCAACTTGACCCGACTGATTTCGAAGCCCAATGGTCCCTCGGCGATTTCTATCTGGCCGGAGGCAAAACCGACGAAGCTGCGACGCTCGCTGAGAGATTACTCGCTGCGCGTCCTCAACACCCCGCCGGCTATCTCCTCCGTGCTGGTCTCGCCCTGGGTGCAGATCGGGTCGAGGATGCGATCGGGCTGCTGAAACAAGCAGCAGAGCTCAATCCCACGATGGTCCGCCCCCTCCTCACGCTCGCGAACATCTACTTTGCGCAGCAAGAACTGAAGCAGGCAGCCGGGTGGTACGACCGAGCGCTTAAAGTGGCTCCGAGCTCTGCGGATGTACGCGTTGCCAGGGGGCGTTTCCTATTTGCGACAGGAACCACTGATGAGGGCCGCAAGGAGTTTCGGAAAGCGGTCGAGCTGAGTCGAGATCAGGAACAGATTCGGCTCGTGCTCGCGGAGCAGTATGTCGCGCTCGGCCGATGGGATGATGCCGAGCTGGAAGTGGTCGGTCTCATTACCGACATGAACTCCCACAACGCGCGCAAGGCCCTCGCAGAGTTGAAGCTGACCGTCGGTCAAGTCGCCGAGACGAAACCCCTCATGAAGGCCATTCTCGAGGCCGACGCACATGACCCGGCCGGTCTCTATCTCAAGGGCCGCATCGCGCTCGCTGAGAATGATTTGCTTCAGGCGATCAGCCTGTTCGAAGAGACCATTGGTCGAAATGCGGCCTTGGCAGGACCTCACCTCTATCTTGGCCTGGCCCGTTTGGCGCAGGGCCGGGCGGATTCTGCACAAGACGAACTCCGTGAGGCAATCCGCCTTCAGCCCGATAACGAGGCCGCACACCTCACTCTCGCGAAGCTGTATCTCGCGCAACAGAAGCCTGCTGAGGCTGAGAAGGAAGCGTGGCAGGCGTTGCGATTGAACCCCGCCAACCTGGAAGCTGCCGTGCTATACGGCGATGCGTTCGTCTTGGGGAAAAACTGGACTAAGGCCGAAGAGGTGTATGGAGCGATCGTCAGGCAGCTTCCTGGTCAACCGATTGGTTATGTGAAGATGGCAGCGCTCCGCAAGCTGCAAGCAAGGCCAGCCGAGGCCGCGCAACTCTTCTCCCAAGCCCTTTCGCATGCGCCTGATGATCTGATTGTTCTGCAGGACTACCTGGTCTCACTCGTGGAGTCGAAGCAGGCTCAACAGGCAGATCGCGTGCTCGATCAGTATCTAACCAAAGCCCCGCGTGACCCGAATCTCTGGAGACTGGCGGGTCGGATGTACGTCTCTCAGGGGAAGACCGATCAAGCAGAGCAGGCCTTCCGGAAGGCGGTCGACTTCGCGCCGGCTCTCGCCCTCGTCCACTATGAACTCGGCCAAGTGTATCTCTTGCAGGGAAAGTGGCCGGCGGCTGCGTCGGCCTTCCAGACTGCCCTCAACAAGGACGAAACCAATTCGGAGGTCCATACGGCGTTGGGCCTGGTGTTGGCTTCGCAGGGGCGGGTTGATGCGGCGAATGTGCACTATAAGCGGGCCTTCCAGCTCAACCCTCAAAATGTTGTCGCTGCCAATAATCTTGCGGCCAGTCTCAGCGAACAACAGGACTTGGACGACGCGCTCGGGTTTGCGCGCGATGCGTTAGCGTTGGCTCCTTCTAACCCGGCGATCAAAGATACGCTCGGATGGGTGTATTACAAGCAAGGCCGGTTCGACAAGGCCTATCCGTTCCTCGCAGAAGCTTCGGCGGCTCTTCCACAACATCCGGTCGTTCGTTACCACCACGCGGTGGCCCTTGCTAAGATCGGGAAGCAGGAGGAGGCCCTGTCCGAGCTGAAAACTGCCCTGTCACTCCCGGGCGGTTTCCCGGAAGCCGATCGTGCGGCGCGGATGCTGGCGGCGAACAAGGTCGAAGAGTAG